The Staphylococcus sp. KG4-3 genome has a window encoding:
- a CDS encoding nitric oxide reductase activation protein NorD, with translation MSDRFIKFNDEQLDAKQVMMLQDLARLLLKNEQTQVKIQKFPYYDPINNTLITSSFWSHRNEYVETTGLKTDVMLAAYGYQMMDEKVVNHVIQNHEFKHPKFYQQLFKLLEDQRILSTIAKERPSTKSAIQMRNEVRLNYNKTQINVYRTKTTFTDLLFLYLEASFITENFYDIPQIHPQIDDVLNNMYMYLPNFFYNKTSEDNMYLVERIMFQIDDILKEDMLNEYYHLPKKVYESIQALQFEDLTRTDASNTDGSSNENKDEDSVSEEMESNNQDSASQGGAYLEMELHEGENSQVMGDNDNTREGDPADDMTDMQTKKGKGSSNNIEDDQGGSVGHNQAFALKGINENVEIKWNIPEIQPQFIHQYQKVESDVQFETKDLIQIIQKTIDREYQDERHNLTKGRLQKNLLNWFIDDQYKLFYKKQDLSQSFDATFTLLVDASASMQDKMEETIKGVVLFHETLKSLNVKHEILAFNEDAFDADEANQPNIIDEIITYNRSMMDKDGPRIMALEPQDDNRDGVAIRIGSERLMRRSHNQRFLIVFSDGEPSAYNYSQDGILDTYEAVETARKMGIEVFNVFLSQEPITEDIEQTIHNIYGQYALFVEGVENLPSQLSPLLKKLLLKSF, from the coding sequence ATGAGTGACCGTTTTATAAAATTCAATGACGAGCAACTAGATGCTAAACAAGTGATGATGCTTCAAGATTTAGCACGTCTTTTACTGAAAAATGAGCAAACACAAGTTAAGATTCAAAAGTTCCCTTATTACGATCCAATTAATAATACTTTAATCACGAGTTCTTTTTGGTCACATAGAAATGAATATGTTGAAACTACAGGATTAAAAACTGACGTCATGCTCGCTGCTTATGGTTACCAGATGATGGATGAAAAGGTTGTGAATCATGTTATACAGAATCATGAGTTCAAACATCCTAAATTCTATCAGCAACTTTTCAAACTACTCGAAGACCAACGCATCTTAAGCACGATAGCAAAGGAACGACCATCAACTAAATCAGCTATTCAGATGCGTAATGAAGTTAGGCTTAACTACAATAAGACACAAATAAATGTATACAGAACCAAAACTACTTTTACAGATTTATTATTTCTATATCTGGAGGCTTCTTTTATAACAGAAAACTTTTACGATATACCACAAATACATCCACAAATTGATGATGTGTTAAATAATATGTATATGTACTTACCGAACTTTTTCTATAACAAGACTTCTGAAGATAATATGTATTTAGTGGAGCGAATTATGTTCCAAATCGACGATATATTAAAAGAGGATATGCTAAACGAATATTATCATTTACCAAAAAAAGTTTATGAATCTATACAAGCACTTCAATTCGAGGATTTAACTAGAACAGATGCGAGCAATACAGACGGTAGTTCAAATGAAAATAAAGACGAAGATTCAGTAAGTGAAGAGATGGAATCAAATAATCAAGATAGTGCCTCACAAGGTGGCGCATACTTAGAAATGGAATTACATGAAGGGGAAAATAGCCAAGTCATGGGCGATAATGATAATACGCGTGAAGGCGATCCTGCTGATGATATGACTGATATGCAAACCAAAAAGGGGAAAGGTTCATCTAATAATATAGAAGACGATCAAGGCGGTTCTGTTGGGCATAATCAAGCTTTCGCTTTAAAAGGAATTAATGAAAACGTCGAAATCAAATGGAACATCCCTGAAATTCAACCTCAATTTATCCACCAATACCAAAAAGTTGAATCTGATGTCCAGTTTGAAACCAAAGATTTAATTCAAATCATACAAAAAACGATTGATAGAGAATATCAAGATGAACGACATAATTTAACAAAAGGCAGATTACAAAAAAACCTACTCAATTGGTTTATAGACGATCAATATAAACTATTTTATAAAAAACAAGACTTAAGTCAGTCATTCGATGCTACGTTCACATTATTAGTAGATGCTTCAGCCAGCATGCAAGATAAAATGGAAGAAACAATTAAAGGTGTCGTACTATTTCACGAAACATTAAAGAGCCTAAATGTAAAACATGAAATATTGGCATTTAATGAGGATGCCTTCGATGCCGATGAAGCAAACCAACCCAATATTATAGATGAAATCATCACATACAATCGTTCTATGATGGATAAAGATGGGCCAAGAATAATGGCATTAGAACCACAAGATGATAATAGAGATGGTGTTGCTATTAGAATTGGTAGTGAAAGACTCATGCGTCGCTCCCATAATCAGCGTTTCTTAATTGTATTTTCAGATGGAGAACCTTCTGCATATAATTATAGCCAAGATGGTATATTAGATACTTATGAAGCGGTTGAAACAGCTCGTAAAATGGGTATTGAAGTCTTCAATGTGTTTTTGAGCCAAGAGCCTATCACAGAAGATATTGAGCAAACGATTCATAATATATATGGACAATACGCTTTATTTGTAGAAGGCGTTGAAAATCTCCCATCCCAATTATCACCATTATTGAAAAAACTATTATTAAAATCATTTTAA
- a CDS encoding AAA family ATPase yields the protein MTSTNYINRDKTVFNDAEALMQLNKNILLKGPTGSGKTKLAETLSETMNRPMHQINCSVDLDAESLLGFKTIQTNDNGTQEIVFIDGPVIKAMKEGHILYIDEINMAKPETLPILNGVLDYRRKLTNPFTGEVVNAAPGFNVIAAINVGYIGTLPMNEALKNRFVVIQVDYIDGDILSDVIKQQSQLNDTVLIQKIIKFNEDLRTMTKQGQISEEAASIRALIDLSDLATIMPIERAIQRTIIDKLEDEREQQAILNAVELNF from the coding sequence ATGACAAGTACAAACTATATTAATAGAGATAAAACAGTCTTTAACGATGCAGAAGCTTTAATGCAACTAAATAAAAACATTTTACTAAAAGGACCTACAGGATCGGGTAAGACGAAATTGGCAGAAACATTAAGCGAAACAATGAATCGCCCAATGCACCAAATCAATTGTTCAGTCGATTTAGACGCGGAAAGCCTACTCGGATTCAAAACCATACAAACCAACGACAACGGAACACAAGAAATTGTTTTTATAGATGGACCAGTAATTAAAGCCATGAAAGAAGGCCATATACTGTATATTGATGAAATTAATATGGCTAAACCTGAGACGTTACCTATTTTAAACGGCGTGCTAGACTACCGTAGAAAACTGACGAATCCATTTACAGGAGAAGTCGTCAATGCAGCACCTGGATTCAACGTCATTGCAGCAATCAACGTTGGATATATAGGTACTTTGCCAATGAACGAAGCATTAAAAAATCGTTTTGTTGTCATTCAAGTAGATTATATCGATGGTGATATTTTAAGTGATGTCATTAAACAACAAAGTCAGTTAAATGACACTGTATTAATTCAAAAAATCATTAAGTTTAACGAAGACTTACGTACGATGACAAAACAAGGTCAAATATCTGAAGAAGCGGCTAGTATTCGTGCATTAATAGACTTAAGTGATTTAGCTACTATTATGCCAATTGAACGTGCCATTCAAAGAACAATAATAGATAAGTTAGAAGATGAGCGAGAACAACAAGCTATTTTAAACGCGGTAGAATTAAACTTTTAG
- a CDS encoding DUF6501 family protein yields the protein MLHETWKENTPVKKVEVIHTNAKKFTVADMLTIGQQYDVINETEEYYQIIDNSGLVGGYYKEYFKEV from the coding sequence ATGTTACATGAAACATGGAAAGAAAATACACCAGTGAAAAAAGTTGAAGTTATTCATACAAATGCTAAGAAATTCACAGTTGCTGATATGCTAACTATTGGGCAACAATATGATGTTATAAATGAAACTGAAGAATATTACCAAATTATTGATAACTCTGGGCTTGTTGGTGGTTATTACAAAGAATATTTTAAAGAGGTATAG
- a CDS encoding lactoylglutathione lyase, with the protein MNGLRSVTTGTDNLEKTKTLFKDVLGLNVEDKGQALRFGDAELNSGTRIHFVEIPNYTNQENHIENIGLRLPSDEGLDEYQTILDDHQIDHSEITDLNGHKYFEFNDHNHQTFNIYSNEHNTGAPLGMPTFDSTVNPLHQIQGLGPVLLKVNELLLTQSILTKVFGLTHFAEYTPRPDADYKVQVFRIGEGGLGGELHLHATEEDLKMPKHGIVEQIEFATESKAQFQNALQQLESIGIPYQSLDQEGEKSLRISEKSGITFILTLEIKS; encoded by the coding sequence ATGAATGGTCTTAGAAGTGTAACCACAGGGACAGATAATTTAGAAAAAACTAAAACTTTATTTAAAGATGTATTAGGTCTAAACGTTGAAGATAAAGGGCAAGCTCTCCGTTTTGGTGATGCAGAACTAAACTCCGGCACACGTATCCATTTTGTAGAAATACCAAACTATACAAATCAAGAGAATCATATTGAAAATATTGGTTTACGTTTACCAAGTGACGAGGGTTTAGATGAATACCAAACTATCTTAGATGACCATCAAATTGATCATAGTGAAATTACTGATTTAAATGGGCATAAGTATTTTGAATTTAATGACCATAATCATCAGACGTTCAATATTTATTCAAACGAACACAATACGGGTGCACCTCTAGGAATGCCCACATTTGATAGTACTGTTAACCCACTGCATCAAATTCAAGGTTTAGGGCCAGTCTTACTTAAAGTAAATGAATTATTACTCACTCAATCTATTTTGACAAAAGTGTTTGGCCTTACGCATTTCGCTGAATATACACCACGTCCTGACGCAGACTATAAAGTACAAGTCTTCCGAATCGGGGAAGGTGGTTTAGGTGGGGAATTACACTTACACGCTACTGAAGAAGATTTAAAAATGCCGAAACATGGTATTGTAGAACAAATTGAGTTTGCAACTGAATCCAAAGCACAATTCCAAAATGCATTACAACAACTTGAATCTATAGGTATTCCTTACCAATCATTAGATCAAGAAGGTGAAAAATCCTTAAGAATTAGTGAAAAAAGTGGTATCACTTTTATATTGACTTTAGAAATTAAATCATAG
- a CDS encoding ATP-binding cassette domain-containing protein, whose amino-acid sequence MTEIAVEMDQVTLKLNNKTIINNLSFQIPKGSITLLKGKNGVGKSLTLKLMTKLITPNTGIINVSGYTSYAPDSFPKNIKLTTKSFLTTIQNLNMKRKPDSHTVDDYLSLLNLSSLQNTKLHHLSKGSLQKVNIIQTLLTDADIMVFDEPFSGLDKMSEAQFLTRLQQLSKTKTIIITDHDSNIEHTIATHILSLDDYTFMPQSNHQELKSITITNQQYVNEIIERDLASWVCAKLTSNHQYVTLQIDKQNLNVVLQHLLKHNCEIIEVKDL is encoded by the coding sequence ATGACTGAAATAGCAGTAGAAATGGATCAGGTAACATTAAAGCTTAACAACAAAACAATCATCAATAATTTATCATTTCAAATACCCAAAGGCTCAATCACCTTATTAAAAGGGAAGAATGGCGTCGGTAAAAGTTTGACACTCAAATTGATGACAAAATTAATAACACCAAATACCGGTATTATTAATGTCTCTGGCTACACAAGTTACGCGCCTGACAGTTTCCCTAAAAACATAAAACTAACAACAAAATCATTTCTAACAACTATTCAAAATTTGAATATGAAGCGGAAACCTGACAGCCATACCGTTGATGACTATTTATCACTATTAAACCTATCTTCATTACAAAATACTAAATTACATCATCTTTCAAAAGGCTCTTTACAAAAAGTGAATATCATCCAAACTTTATTAACGGATGCGGATATAATGGTATTTGACGAACCATTTTCAGGTTTAGATAAAATGTCAGAAGCACAATTTTTAACTCGTTTACAACAACTATCGAAAACTAAAACAATAATTATTACAGATCATGATTCTAATATTGAACATACAATTGCGACTCATATATTAAGTTTAGATGATTATACATTTATGCCACAATCTAATCATCAAGAATTGAAGTCTATCACAATTACCAACCAACAATATGTTAATGAAATCATCGAACGTGATTTAGCATCGTGGGTATGTGCTAAATTAACTTCAAACCATCAATATGTCACCTTACAAATTGACAAACAAAATTTAAATGTCGTTTTACAACATTTACTAAAGCATAATTGCGAAATCATCGAAGTAAAGGATCTTTAA
- a CDS encoding dihydrofolate reductase family protein gives MNNQSKVILDLAVSLDGYIEGPNGEIDWCIMDPEMNFNTFLKQISAIIYGRKSYDLWGTYTPQLGNEENGDYSMWQEIHSKQKYVFTQQKNLVSADVEYINSEDMLVNIDKIKAQQTKDIWLYGGSNIITSFINNDLIDEYRLSIHPIVLGSGKPLFEHLANRINLIHVKTNTYQSGVVQLIYNKNKSL, from the coding sequence ATGAACAATCAATCAAAAGTTATTTTAGACCTCGCTGTAAGTCTCGATGGCTACATAGAAGGGCCAAATGGGGAAATTGACTGGTGTATTATGGATCCAGAAATGAATTTCAATACTTTTTTAAAACAGATTAGCGCTATCATATACGGTAGGAAAAGCTATGATTTATGGGGGACTTATACGCCTCAATTAGGTAATGAAGAAAATGGAGACTATAGTATGTGGCAAGAGATTCATAGTAAACAGAAATATGTATTTACGCAACAGAAAAATCTTGTTTCTGCAGATGTCGAATATATAAATTCAGAAGATATGCTAGTTAATATAGACAAAATTAAAGCCCAACAGACTAAAGATATTTGGTTATACGGCGGTTCTAATATTATAACTTCTTTTATAAATAATGACTTAATTGATGAATATCGCTTATCTATACACCCTATTGTGTTAGGTTCTGGAAAACCTTTGTTTGAACATTTAGCAAATAGAATTAATCTGATACATGTAAAAACTAATACGTACCAAAGTGGCGTCGTACAACTTATATATAATAAAAACAAATCATTATAG
- a CDS encoding Gfo/Idh/MocA family protein, whose translation MLKVGVVGLGDISQIHIHAIQQNPKAQLIAVCDEDESLKNKAPHSNFYNNLNSMLDSEKLDCVHVCLPHHLHVSATTTCVEKGIHVLQEKPLAVNAKEGLELVALQRQYSEIKIGVCFQNRYNDTFQTLKNIVRSGQYGEVIGVKGLVTWFRPESYYTEKPWRGQMAYAGGGVLINQSIHTLDLMQLLCGNVTSIKGTVSQLLDYDIEVEDTASAHIKFENNANGMFFATNANFGNSSVELQVIFENEKLTIKDNILTRMNKQGYKIQINEDEKLDGDKSYYGPSHGKLINQFYDCIIEDTDDYIQPKDALASIAMIDAIQKSSKSNSMVHFASN comes from the coding sequence ATGTTGAAAGTTGGTGTAGTCGGTTTAGGAGATATCTCACAAATTCATATACATGCAATACAACAAAATCCTAAAGCTCAATTAATCGCGGTTTGTGATGAAGATGAATCATTAAAAAACAAAGCACCTCATAGCAATTTTTATAATAATCTAAATAGCATGTTAGATTCAGAAAAGTTAGATTGCGTTCATGTTTGCTTACCTCACCACTTACATGTATCTGCTACTACAACATGTGTTGAAAAAGGGATCCATGTATTACAAGAAAAACCTTTAGCTGTAAATGCGAAAGAAGGACTCGAATTAGTCGCTTTACAACGTCAATATTCAGAAATTAAGATAGGCGTATGCTTCCAGAATAGATATAACGACACCTTCCAGACATTAAAAAACATTGTTCGAAGCGGACAATACGGAGAGGTCATTGGAGTAAAAGGTCTAGTAACATGGTTTCGACCTGAATCCTATTACACAGAGAAACCTTGGCGTGGACAAATGGCTTATGCAGGCGGAGGTGTTCTAATCAATCAATCCATTCATACATTAGATTTAATGCAACTACTTTGCGGGAATGTAACCTCTATTAAAGGAACCGTATCTCAATTATTAGATTATGATATCGAAGTAGAAGATACAGCATCCGCACATATTAAATTTGAAAATAATGCGAACGGCATGTTCTTTGCTACTAATGCTAATTTTGGAAACTCAAGTGTAGAGTTACAGGTTATATTTGAAAATGAAAAATTAACAATTAAAGATAATATACTTACACGTATGAATAAACAAGGTTATAAGATTCAAATTAATGAAGATGAAAAGCTAGATGGTGATAAATCGTATTATGGTCCTAGCCATGGCAAGTTGATTAACCAATTCTATGATTGCATTATTGAAGATACTGATGATTATATACAGCCTAAAGATGCATTAGCATCTATCGCCATGATTGATGCTATACAAAAATCTTCCAAATCAAACAGTATGGTTCATTTTGCTAGTAATTAA
- a CDS encoding Gfo/Idh/MocA family protein produces MTNIRLGIIGLGAQGNTYADFINENKVKNVVIGAICDIDPDKKALATEKYPDTPFYNDYIDLLESGDVDAIVTTVPHYLHTEIGKAALNRDIHALLEKPADIYAEKVKEISDLAASKPELTFGIFFNQRTNPLYQKVKALIDDGDIGQIRRTNWIITTWWRPQAYYDQSSWRATWNGEGGGVLVNQAPHQIDLMQWLCGLPEKVYANVKYGYQRNLNVDDDVTTVLDYGNGATGVFITCTHDIIGTDRLEITGDKGKILVEDSKKITIKRLKQSENEMNETMTWADVAEIFKGDGMGDIYETDTFEFDSVWGEQHINVLENFAANIIDDTPLIAPGSDGIHGVNFVNAIYLSSWSGKEVTLPVDPTEFKNALQHKINTENK; encoded by the coding sequence ATGACAAATATTCGTTTAGGCATAATTGGATTAGGAGCACAAGGCAATACCTATGCTGACTTTATCAATGAAAACAAAGTAAAAAATGTAGTGATTGGTGCCATTTGTGATATCGATCCTGATAAAAAAGCACTAGCTACCGAAAAATACCCCGATACGCCTTTTTATAATGATTATATCGATTTATTAGAAAGCGGAGATGTCGATGCTATTGTGACAACAGTACCACATTATTTGCATACTGAAATAGGCAAAGCCGCATTAAACAGAGACATACATGCACTATTGGAGAAACCAGCTGATATCTATGCCGAAAAAGTAAAAGAAATTAGCGACTTAGCCGCTTCAAAACCTGAATTGACATTTGGTATTTTCTTTAATCAAAGAACTAATCCACTTTATCAAAAAGTTAAAGCCTTAATTGATGATGGAGATATCGGACAAATTAGACGTACAAATTGGATTATTACTACTTGGTGGCGCCCACAAGCATATTATGATCAAAGTTCATGGCGTGCAACTTGGAATGGAGAAGGTGGTGGTGTACTAGTTAACCAAGCACCACATCAAATTGATTTAATGCAATGGTTATGCGGACTACCAGAAAAAGTATATGCCAATGTAAAATACGGTTACCAGAGAAATTTAAATGTTGATGATGATGTGACGACTGTATTAGATTACGGTAATGGGGCGACAGGTGTTTTCATCACATGTACGCATGACATCATTGGCACGGATCGACTAGAAATTACAGGAGATAAAGGAAAAATTCTAGTAGAAGATAGTAAGAAAATAACTATCAAACGCTTAAAACAATCTGAAAACGAAATGAATGAAACTATGACTTGGGCGGATGTAGCAGAAATCTTCAAAGGTGATGGTATGGGAGATATCTATGAAACAGATACTTTTGAATTTGATAGTGTCTGGGGCGAACAACACATCAATGTACTTGAAAACTTCGCTGCAAATATCATCGATGATACACCGCTTATAGCGCCTGGTAGCGATGGAATTCATGGCGTTAACTTCGTAAATGCAATTTATCTTTCTAGTTGGTCAGGTAAAGAAGTAACACTGCCTGTAGACCCAACAGAATTCAAAAATGCTTTACAACATAAAATCAATACAGAAAATAAATAA
- a CDS encoding sugar phosphate isomerase/epimerase, with amino-acid sequence MLNNIAISGFSDEISSDLNTQLQKVSELGMRYISLRGIDDENIGDYTVEKIKKNVIPKLKEWNISVSSIGSPIGKIYIQDEEAFEKQLEVLKNMCQIANVLSCKYIRIFSFYIPKEQNFDDYQHTVIKKLKAFAKIAEQYNVVLLHENEKDIFGDIARRCKFILDEVGSDHFKAIFDFANFVQCGEDTQACYELLESDIEYIHIKDAVYKDSINVVCGTGDGQIESILKQAITSGYKGFLTLEPHLVVFDAIKDLEIEHSTETIQNTAAKDGAEGYQIQYEALLEILKNIENKENV; translated from the coding sequence ATGTTAAATAACATTGCTATATCAGGTTTTTCTGATGAAATATCATCAGATTTAAACACACAATTGCAAAAGGTATCAGAATTAGGTATGCGTTACATTTCATTACGTGGCATTGACGATGAAAATATAGGTGATTATACAGTCGAGAAAATAAAAAAGAATGTTATTCCAAAATTAAAAGAATGGAATATCTCAGTTTCTTCTATTGGTTCTCCGATTGGTAAAATATATATTCAAGATGAAGAAGCGTTTGAAAAACAATTAGAAGTCTTAAAAAACATGTGTCAAATCGCAAATGTATTGTCTTGTAAGTATATTAGAATTTTCAGTTTCTATATACCTAAAGAGCAAAATTTTGATGATTATCAGCATACAGTTATTAAGAAATTAAAAGCATTTGCAAAAATTGCAGAGCAATATAACGTCGTTTTACTGCATGAAAACGAAAAAGATATTTTTGGTGATATAGCTCGTCGTTGTAAATTCATCCTTGATGAAGTAGGGTCAGACCATTTTAAAGCGATTTTTGATTTTGCCAATTTCGTTCAATGCGGAGAAGACACACAAGCTTGTTATGAACTCTTAGAATCTGACATTGAATACATCCACATCAAAGATGCGGTCTATAAAGACAGTATTAACGTTGTTTGTGGCACAGGCGATGGCCAAATTGAGTCTATTCTTAAACAAGCGATAACTAGTGGCTATAAAGGTTTCTTAACTTTAGAACCTCATCTTGTTGTATTTGATGCAATTAAAGATTTAGAAATAGAGCATTCCACCGAAACAATTCAAAATACAGCTGCAAAAGATGGCGCTGAAGGATATCAAATTCAGTATGAAGCGCTTTTAGAAATTTTAAAAAATATTGAAAATAAGGAGAATGTATAA
- a CDS encoding sugar phosphate isomerase/epimerase produces MVKPQIGVQMMMLKKKVEKDGIYNVLRTIHDLGYQAVEVSQIEMTPHNISEMQKAIKDFDMNIAAMSCGVEDISTNQKYPGDTLQNDFEKIVADCKVVDCNILRIGMLPMNYMGSKERTLNFAKICDDYALRLKAEGIDLYYHAHNLEFVRYDGRFMLDLMRDNTENLGFELDVHWIWRAGLNPIDVIPNYAQRIRAIHLKDFRVGEIDMDQYPGEGHEKIYYMLHMITQFAELGEGTLPLKDIIEVGLESGSEYFFVEQDELYGADPYDCLVTSRDHLLELGYKHWF; encoded by the coding sequence ATGGTTAAACCACAAATTGGGGTACAAATGATGATGTTAAAGAAAAAAGTGGAAAAAGATGGAATCTACAATGTATTGCGAACGATTCATGATCTTGGGTACCAAGCTGTAGAAGTATCACAAATTGAAATGACTCCTCATAACATTTCTGAAATGCAAAAAGCCATCAAAGATTTTGATATGAATATTGCTGCTATGTCATGTGGAGTAGAAGATATTTCAACCAATCAAAAATATCCTGGGGATACTTTACAAAATGATTTTGAAAAGATTGTTGCAGATTGTAAAGTAGTTGACTGTAATATATTAAGAATTGGTATGTTGCCGATGAATTACATGGGCTCAAAGGAGCGTACACTTAACTTTGCAAAAATTTGCGATGACTATGCACTACGATTAAAAGCAGAAGGCATTGATTTATATTACCACGCACACAATCTTGAATTTGTTCGCTATGATGGGCGATTTATGCTTGATTTAATGCGTGATAATACAGAAAATCTAGGGTTTGAATTAGATGTACACTGGATATGGAGAGCCGGTCTTAACCCTATAGACGTTATACCAAATTATGCGCAACGTATTCGTGCAATCCATTTAAAAGATTTTCGCGTAGGCGAAATTGACATGGATCAATATCCTGGTGAAGGTCATGAGAAAATATACTATATGCTACATATGATTACGCAATTTGCAGAACTAGGTGAAGGCACTTTACCTTTAAAAGACATTATTGAGGTTGGGTTAGAAAGTGGTAGTGAATACTTCTTCGTTGAGCAAGATGAATTATATGGTGCCGATCCTTATGATTGTTTAGTTACAAGTCGAGATCATTTATTAGAATTAGGTTATAAACATTGGTTTTAA
- a CDS encoding AraC family transcriptional regulator translates to MLDDETFKLKFDTISLPFEGEYAVWHKISDGHFGNELHYHDHYEIFFSLSGNMLYTIEGERFQLDVGSMLVITPYEFHQLNEQMDGHAERIGLRFDGQLLESLSTPECNLMQCFDTKSPNFKHSLQLTEVQKRELYYLLQGLLNEQENNKFGKKLAEESMLTQFFVLLNRVSIENAEVKVEDDTQMQLVRQVLDYMELHYADQISLEDLEKKFYVSRYKITQHFTRIVGYPPYRYLLQIRLQNAQRMLKKGESPQQVAVLCGFSDYSNFYRRFKTIYGCSPKSYYQQHLANG, encoded by the coding sequence ATGTTAGACGATGAAACATTTAAACTGAAATTTGATACTATTTCACTGCCGTTCGAGGGAGAATATGCAGTATGGCATAAAATAAGTGATGGTCACTTTGGTAACGAGCTACATTATCATGATCATTATGAAATTTTCTTTTCACTATCTGGAAATATGTTGTACACAATTGAGGGAGAGCGATTTCAATTAGACGTGGGTTCTATGTTGGTAATTACGCCGTACGAATTTCATCAGTTGAATGAACAAATGGATGGACATGCTGAAAGAATTGGTCTGAGATTTGACGGACAGTTATTAGAGTCGCTTTCCACTCCTGAATGTAATTTAATGCAATGTTTTGATACCAAATCACCAAATTTTAAGCACTCGCTACAACTAACAGAGGTACAAAAACGTGAGCTTTATTACTTATTACAAGGCCTTTTGAATGAGCAAGAAAATAATAAATTCGGCAAAAAACTAGCTGAAGAATCTATGTTGACTCAATTTTTCGTTCTACTTAACAGAGTTTCCATAGAAAATGCTGAAGTAAAGGTAGAGGACGATACACAAATGCAGTTGGTTAGACAAGTCTTAGATTATATGGAATTACACTATGCTGATCAAATATCTTTAGAAGATTTGGAAAAGAAATTCTATGTTAGTCGATATAAAATAACACAGCATTTTACAAGAATAGTAGGATATCCTCCTTACCGCTATTTATTACAAATAAGACTACAAAATGCACAAAGAATGTTAAAAAAAGGAGAAAGCCCTCAGCAAGTAGCAGTATTATGTGGTTTTAGTGATTACTCGAATTTTTATAGACGTTTTAAAACAATATACGGGTGTAGTCCTAAAAGTTATTATCAACAACATTTAGCTAATGGTTAA
- a CDS encoding helix-turn-helix domain-containing protein has translation MKEINDIIAENLKLYRKQNGYSLEYLSVLTEVSKTMLGQIERKESVPSITTLWKIAEGLKVSFAELTQDNEEFAKKITIQDIQSLSSSEQKYSVYPYFKFDIAKKFESHMVIIEPGGTMNGAPRGSSANEYITVFDGTLTLILGDERVVVKKDESLKFNGNTFHKYLNEHETTMRMNMIIHY, from the coding sequence ATGAAAGAAATTAATGATATTATTGCAGAAAATCTAAAATTATATAGAAAACAAAATGGTTATTCATTAGAGTATTTATCAGTTCTTACAGAGGTAAGTAAAACAATGTTAGGACAAATTGAACGCAAAGAGTCTGTACCATCTATTACTACATTGTGGAAAATTGCTGAAGGTTTAAAAGTGTCTTTTGCCGAATTGACACAAGACAATGAGGAATTCGCTAAAAAAATTACGATTCAAGACATACAGTCTTTATCATCATCTGAGCAAAAATATAGCGTTTATCCTTACTTCAAATTTGATATTGCTAAAAAATTTGAAAGCCATATGGTTATAATAGAGCCTGGAGGCACCATGAATGGAGCACCGCGTGGCTCTAGTGCAAATGAATACATTACTGTATTTGATGGTACATTGACGCTTATATTAGGTGACGAACGAGTTGTTGTGAAAAAAGATGAATCGCTAAAGTTTAATGGGAACACGTTTCATAAATATTTAAACGAGCATGAGACAACGATGAGGATGAATATGATTATTCATTATTAA